The following proteins come from a genomic window of Deinococcus humi:
- a CDS encoding penicillin-binding protein, with protein MSHRHAPLLTLLLALGTVPTLSSADARVRLGDTLPAHPWQASADANGREVVVVYSYNCGDLGALWQAVMDSDLPVRAVNAEGTPSPAPAGVNSWRGDGATAFARALKVSAYPTVLLVQGDRILNAWEGNFTGKLE; from the coding sequence ATGAGTCACCGACATGCCCCGCTGCTGACGCTGCTCCTCGCGCTGGGGACGGTGCCCACCCTGAGCAGCGCCGACGCCCGAGTGCGTCTGGGCGATACCCTGCCCGCCCACCCGTGGCAGGCCAGCGCTGACGCTAATGGCCGCGAGGTGGTGGTGGTCTACAGCTACAACTGCGGCGATCTGGGGGCGTTGTGGCAGGCGGTGATGGACAGCGACCTGCCCGTGCGGGCGGTGAATGCGGAGGGCACGCCCTCGCCCGCCCCGGCTGGCGTCAACTCCTGGCGCGGCGACGGGGCCACCGCCTTCGCCCGCGCCCTCAAGGTGAGCGCCTACCCCACAGTGTTGCTGGTGCAGGGGGACCGGATTTTGAACGCCTGGGAGGGGAATTTCACGGGGAAGCTGGAATAA
- a CDS encoding TlpA family protein disulfide reductase, translating into MQLTPDAMKLLGLTLDWNRLALLLGTFALLTLVGRRRDALLDRAAMWGLATGLLGGRLVTTLPSWHAFQGQGWELVRSVLDLRTGTLSLGWALGFTLLTMLVIARRRVPELLPALLGAGLIGVAPLLLKPAPTLSTVPGTMPLERYASLGAQATPVTFNDLPGPTLVNVWASWCPPCRLEMPLLVDASRRGYPVTLVNSAEPPATVAAYLQSVGFPSAYFRDSGAASGALQISGLPTTLLIAPDGRVLERHFGPLSAAQLQSIFDRNGIRPVMGMK; encoded by the coding sequence ATGCAACTGACGCCTGACGCCATGAAACTGCTGGGACTGACCCTCGACTGGAATCGCCTGGCCCTGTTGCTGGGCACCTTCGCGCTGCTCACGCTGGTGGGTCGTCGGCGCGACGCCTTGCTGGATCGGGCCGCGATGTGGGGCCTGGCTACGGGTCTGCTGGGCGGCCGCCTGGTGACCACATTGCCGTCCTGGCACGCGTTCCAGGGTCAGGGCTGGGAACTGGTGCGCTCGGTGCTCGACCTGCGTACCGGGACCCTAAGCCTGGGCTGGGCGCTGGGCTTTACCCTGCTGACGATGCTGGTGATCGCCCGGCGCCGCGTGCCCGAACTTCTGCCAGCGCTGCTGGGCGCCGGGCTGATCGGTGTAGCGCCGCTGCTGCTCAAGCCGGCCCCCACGCTGAGTACGGTGCCGGGCACCATGCCCCTGGAGCGCTACGCCTCGCTGGGTGCCCAGGCTACGCCAGTGACCTTCAATGACTTGCCCGGCCCAACTCTGGTCAACGTCTGGGCATCCTGGTGCCCGCCGTGCCGCCTGGAGATGCCCCTACTGGTGGACGCCTCGCGGCGTGGGTACCCGGTGACGCTGGTCAATTCAGCCGAGCCGCCGGCCACCGTGGCGGCTTACCTGCAAAGCGTGGGCTTTCCCAGCGCGTACTTCCGGGACAGCGGCGCTGCGTCGGGAGCGCTCCAGATCAGCGGCCTGCCCACCACCCTGCTCATCGCTCCTGATGGCCGCGTCCTGGAGCGCCACTTCGGCCCGCTGAGCGCTGCCCAGCTCCAGTCGATCTTCGACCGCAACGGCATCAGGCCGGTGATGGGGATGAAGTGA
- a CDS encoding penicillin-binding transpeptidase domain-containing protein, giving the protein QGDVLVTPAQLIKVLSTVINEGQERPLTVIQAEGGKSPARPTPTSVVENGNTDVFRFVKEGMDWTVSIPSGTASTKLGKHLFPVVTAGKTGTAENGVSARPDKGYAYTHAWYEGYGPVGDPTFAVVAFFQNGGEGYGPGINAVKRMFAARWCVNLDDSPRLSALPLDQQQPCLGELDHMREVYKIRAEREATGEP; this is encoded by the coding sequence GTCAGGGCGACGTGCTGGTCACGCCCGCGCAATTGATCAAGGTGCTGTCCACGGTCATCAACGAGGGCCAGGAGCGTCCGCTGACCGTGATTCAGGCCGAGGGCGGCAAATCCCCCGCGCGGCCCACACCCACCAGCGTGGTCGAGAATGGCAACACCGACGTGTTCAGGTTCGTCAAGGAGGGGATGGACTGGACGGTCAGCATTCCCAGTGGCACCGCCAGCACCAAGCTGGGCAAGCACCTTTTCCCGGTGGTCACGGCAGGGAAGACCGGCACCGCCGAGAACGGCGTCAGCGCCCGCCCCGACAAGGGCTACGCCTACACCCACGCGTGGTACGAAGGCTACGGACCGGTTGGTGACCCCACCTTCGCCGTGGTGGCCTTCTTCCAGAATGGCGGCGAGGGCTACGGCCCCGGCATCAACGCGGTCAAGCGCATGTTCGCCGCCCGCTGGTGCGTCAACCTGGACGACAGCCCCCGGCTCAGTGCCCTTCCGCTGGATCAGCAGCAACCCTGTCTGGGCGAGCTGGACCATATGCGCGAGGTCTACAAGATCCGGGCTGAGCGCGAGGCGACGGGGGAACCGTAA
- a CDS encoding sulfite exporter TauE/SafE family protein — protein MNPPEPGKGEAWKRPGDGASGRAQPADSELSDSLAEQAALILERSRLWVPLVLLGLAGAALMALGGQELKTAAGWLYRSAAELGGRLSEPVNALRLQTGSSLLTPFLLGLMAAVAPCQLSSGAAALAYVVKDGRGGQPHRRAAAYLLARVLVYGLGGAIILALVGKTVPAPVEFFTSVRRVLGPLTLLSGLVMLGWVRWRWVLGTDLTDRIQGVWQRRGGIWGAFALGLAFSFTFCPTLFLLFFGLTLPQALTAPAGTLYPVLFALGMSAPLLILVGLLPAQGTTNPAAQARRLGQLVTPLAGAVFVLAGFFDTFVYWLM, from the coding sequence ATGAACCCACCAGAACCTGGAAAGGGTGAAGCGTGGAAACGTCCCGGTGACGGTGCCTCAGGCCGGGCGCAGCCTGCTGACTCAGAGCTCTCTGATTCCCTGGCAGAGCAGGCCGCCCTGATTCTGGAGCGCTCGCGCCTGTGGGTGCCGCTGGTCCTGCTGGGTCTGGCTGGAGCGGCATTAATGGCGCTGGGCGGGCAGGAACTGAAGACTGCTGCCGGCTGGCTGTACCGGAGCGCAGCCGAGTTGGGCGGGCGGCTGAGCGAACCGGTCAACGCCCTGCGGCTGCAGACCGGCTCCTCGCTGCTGACGCCCTTTCTGCTGGGCCTGATGGCCGCAGTGGCCCCGTGCCAGCTGTCGAGCGGCGCAGCGGCCCTGGCGTACGTGGTCAAGGATGGCCGAGGCGGGCAACCGCACCGGCGGGCCGCCGCGTACCTGCTGGCGCGCGTTCTGGTCTATGGGCTGGGTGGCGCAATCATCCTGGCCCTCGTTGGAAAGACGGTACCGGCTCCAGTGGAGTTCTTCACCAGCGTGCGGCGGGTGCTTGGCCCGCTGACGCTGCTCTCGGGTCTGGTGATGCTCGGGTGGGTGCGCTGGCGCTGGGTACTTGGCACCGATCTGACCGACCGCATACAAGGGGTCTGGCAGCGGCGCGGCGGCATCTGGGGCGCGTTCGCCCTAGGACTAGCCTTCAGTTTCACCTTCTGTCCGACGCTCTTTCTGCTGTTCTTCGGTCTGACGCTGCCCCAGGCGCTGACTGCGCCCGCCGGCACGCTTTATCCGGTCCTCTTTGCCTTGGGCATGAGCGCGCCGCTGCTGATCCTGGTCGGGCTACTGCCCGCCCAGGGCACTACAAATCCAGCCGCGCAGGCCCGCCGCCTGGGCCAGCTGGTTACGCCGCTGGCAGGCGCGGTGTTTGTGCTGGCGGGCTTTTTCGACACCTTCGTGTACTGGTTAATGTGA